A single region of the Streptomyces sp. NBC_00236 genome encodes:
- the cobN gene encoding cobaltochelatase subunit CobN, translated as MSTVLLLSTADTDLLAARASGAPYRIGNPTRIDVQGELPALIEGCSVAVVRLLGGKRAWEDGLAALKASGIPTVLLGGETVPDAELMAESSVPAGVVAEALRYLVEGGPGNLVELARFLSDTVLLTGHGFAEPQKMPEWGLHGSRAFTEGRPTVGVLFYRAHHLSGNTSFVDVLCDAVEARGANALPVYCGSLRGADAGLYELLGRADALVATVLAAGGTRASDASAGGDDEAWDIGALADLNVPVLQGLCLTSSRAAWDASDAALSPMDAAMQVAIPEFDGRLITVPFSFKEQGPDGVPVYRADPERAARVAGIAVRHAVLKHKTNAEKKLALVFTAYPTKHSRVGNAVGLDTPASAIRVLDALRDAGYGVDGHPDNGDELIHRLINAGGHDVEWLTEEQLAAAPARVPLADYRAWFAKLEPGLRDSMLEHWGEPPGSLYVDGDDIVLASLQFGNVVVLIQPPRGFGENPIAIYHDPDMPPSHHYLATYRWLENTFGADAVVHMGKHGTMEWLPGKGLGLSAGCGPDAVLGELPLIYPFIVNDPGEGTQAKRRGHATVVDHLVPPMARADTYGDLAKLEQLLDEYALVSDLDPTKAPTVRAQIWTLVKAAELHHDLHVDEQPGDDDFDSFVMHIDGYLCEIKDVQIRDGLHVLGGGPVDEARVNLVLAVLRASQVWGGTANALPGLRAAIAEHFGLSEKELLGEPGAAVKVPAELSELVDGPARTGADAIDLLEQLCRRLAEGMEARGWDVTAAAGLVREVLGFELPDAVAVLGFACEEVVPRLARTTDEIDHILLALNGGFVPAGPSGSPTRGLVNVLPTGRNFYSVDPKAIPSRLSWEVGQSLADSLIARYLADTGDYPKSVGLTVWGTSAMRTQGDDIAEILALLGCRPVWDDASRRVTGFEVVPVTELGRPRIDVTVRISGFFRDAFPHVVGLIDDAVRAVAELDEPADSNYVRAHADEDTAEHGDRRRATARIFGSKPGAYGAGLLPLIDARNWRSDADLAEVYAVWGGYAYGRGLEGRAARGDMETAFRRIAVAAKNVDTREHDLVDADDYFQYHGGMVAMVRHLTGESPEAYVGDSATPDQVKTRTLGEETHRVFRARVVNPRWMAAMRRHGYKGAFEMAATVDYLFGYDATAGVVDDWMYEKLSAEYVFDPENRDFMKKSNPWALRGISERLLEAAERGLWAEPDAETLERLRATYLELEGELEGDA; from the coding sequence ATGAGCACCGTGCTGCTGTTGTCGACCGCCGACACCGACCTCCTCGCCGCGCGCGCCTCGGGCGCGCCGTACAGGATCGGCAACCCGACCCGTATCGACGTCCAGGGCGAACTGCCCGCACTGATCGAGGGCTGCTCCGTCGCCGTGGTCCGTCTGCTGGGCGGCAAGCGCGCCTGGGAGGACGGCCTCGCGGCGCTGAAGGCGTCGGGCATCCCCACCGTGCTGCTCGGCGGTGAGACCGTGCCGGACGCCGAGCTGATGGCCGAGTCGTCCGTACCGGCGGGCGTCGTCGCCGAGGCGCTGCGCTACCTGGTGGAGGGCGGCCCGGGCAACCTCGTCGAGCTGGCCCGCTTCCTCTCCGACACCGTCCTGCTGACCGGGCACGGCTTCGCCGAACCGCAGAAGATGCCCGAGTGGGGTCTGCACGGCAGCCGTGCGTTCACCGAGGGCCGCCCGACCGTGGGCGTGCTCTTCTACCGGGCGCACCACCTCTCCGGCAACACCTCGTTCGTCGACGTGCTGTGCGACGCCGTCGAGGCACGCGGCGCCAACGCCCTTCCCGTGTACTGCGGTTCGCTGCGCGGCGCGGACGCCGGTCTGTACGAGCTCCTCGGCCGGGCCGACGCCCTGGTCGCCACGGTGCTCGCGGCCGGCGGCACCCGTGCGTCGGACGCCTCCGCCGGGGGCGACGACGAGGCCTGGGACATCGGGGCGCTCGCCGATCTGAACGTGCCGGTGCTGCAGGGGCTCTGCCTGACGTCCTCGCGGGCGGCGTGGGACGCGTCGGACGCCGCGCTCTCCCCCATGGACGCGGCGATGCAGGTCGCCATCCCGGAGTTCGACGGCCGGCTCATCACCGTGCCGTTCTCCTTCAAGGAGCAGGGCCCGGACGGAGTGCCGGTGTACCGCGCCGACCCCGAGCGCGCCGCCCGCGTCGCCGGGATCGCCGTCCGCCACGCCGTTCTCAAGCACAAGACCAACGCCGAGAAGAAGCTCGCCCTGGTCTTCACCGCGTACCCCACCAAGCACTCCCGCGTCGGCAACGCGGTCGGCCTGGACACCCCCGCCTCCGCGATCCGTGTCCTGGACGCCCTGCGCGACGCCGGCTACGGGGTCGACGGCCACCCGGACAACGGCGACGAGCTGATCCACCGGCTCATCAACGCCGGTGGCCACGACGTGGAGTGGCTGACCGAGGAGCAGCTCGCGGCGGCCCCCGCCAGGGTGCCGCTGGCCGACTACCGCGCGTGGTTCGCGAAACTGGAGCCGGGACTGCGCGACTCGATGCTGGAGCACTGGGGCGAGCCGCCGGGCTCGCTGTACGTGGACGGCGACGACATCGTCCTCGCCTCGCTCCAGTTCGGGAACGTGGTGGTCCTGATCCAGCCGCCGCGCGGATTCGGCGAGAACCCGATCGCGATCTACCACGACCCGGACATGCCGCCCTCGCACCACTACCTGGCGACGTACCGCTGGCTGGAGAACACGTTCGGCGCGGACGCCGTCGTCCACATGGGCAAGCACGGCACGATGGAGTGGCTGCCGGGCAAGGGCCTCGGCCTGTCCGCCGGCTGCGGCCCGGACGCGGTGCTCGGCGAACTGCCGCTGATCTACCCGTTCATCGTCAACGACCCGGGCGAGGGCACCCAGGCCAAGCGCCGCGGCCACGCCACGGTGGTGGACCACCTCGTCCCGCCGATGGCCCGTGCCGACACGTACGGCGATCTGGCGAAGCTGGAGCAGCTGCTCGACGAGTACGCGCTGGTCAGCGATCTGGACCCGACCAAGGCGCCGACGGTGCGGGCGCAGATCTGGACGCTGGTCAAGGCCGCGGAGCTGCACCACGACCTGCATGTCGACGAGCAGCCGGGCGACGACGACTTCGACTCGTTCGTCATGCACATCGACGGCTACCTCTGCGAGATCAAGGACGTCCAGATCCGCGACGGTCTGCACGTCCTGGGCGGCGGCCCGGTCGACGAGGCCCGGGTCAACCTGGTCCTCGCGGTGCTGCGGGCCTCGCAGGTGTGGGGCGGCACGGCGAACGCGCTGCCCGGTCTGCGGGCGGCCATCGCCGAGCACTTCGGGCTCAGCGAGAAGGAGTTGCTGGGCGAGCCGGGCGCGGCCGTGAAGGTGCCGGCCGAGCTGAGTGAGCTGGTGGACGGCCCGGCCAGGACGGGCGCGGACGCGATCGACCTGCTGGAGCAGCTGTGCCGCCGGCTCGCGGAGGGCATGGAGGCGCGCGGCTGGGACGTGACCGCGGCGGCCGGGCTGGTACGCGAGGTACTGGGCTTCGAACTCCCGGACGCCGTCGCCGTCCTGGGCTTCGCCTGCGAGGAGGTCGTGCCCCGGCTGGCCCGGACGACCGACGAGATCGACCACATCCTGCTCGCCCTGAACGGCGGCTTCGTCCCGGCGGGCCCCTCGGGTTCACCGACCCGCGGGCTCGTCAACGTGCTGCCGACGGGCCGCAACTTCTACTCGGTGGACCCGAAGGCGATTCCGTCCCGGCTGTCGTGGGAGGTCGGCCAGTCGCTCGCCGACTCGCTGATCGCCCGGTACCTCGCCGACACGGGCGACTACCCGAAGTCGGTCGGCCTGACCGTGTGGGGGACCTCCGCCATGCGCACGCAGGGCGACGACATCGCGGAGATCCTGGCGCTCCTCGGCTGCCGCCCGGTGTGGGACGACGCCTCGCGGCGGGTGACGGGCTTCGAGGTGGTGCCGGTGACCGAGCTGGGCCGGCCGCGCATCGACGTGACGGTCCGGATCTCGGGCTTCTTCCGGGACGCGTTCCCGCATGTGGTGGGGCTGATCGACGACGCGGTGCGCGCGGTGGCGGAGCTGGACGAGCCGGCCGACTCCAACTACGTACGGGCGCACGCCGACGAGGACACGGCGGAGCACGGCGACCGCCGCCGGGCCACGGCACGCATCTTCGGCTCGAAGCCGGGGGCGTACGGGGCGGGGCTGCTGCCGCTGATCGACGCGCGCAACTGGCGCTCGGACGCGGACCTGGCCGAGGTGTACGCGGTCTGGGGCGGTTACGCGTACGGGCGCGGGCTGGAGGGGCGGGCGGCGCGCGGGGACATGGAGACGGCGTTCCGGCGGATCGCGGTGGCGGCCAAGAACGTCGACACGCGCGAACACGACCTGGTGGATGCCGATGACTACTTCCAGTACCACGGCGGCATGGTCGCCATGGTGCGGCATCTGACGGGTGAGTCGCCCGAGGCGTACGTGGGCGATTCGGCGACGCCGGACCAGGTGAAGACGCGGACGCTGGGCGAGGAGACGCACCGGGTGTTCCGGGCGCGGGTGGTGAACCCGCGCTGGATGGCGGCGATGCGCCGGCACGGCTACAAGGGCGCCTTCGAGATGGCCGCGACCGTGGACTACCTGTTCGGGTACGACGCGACGGCGGGGGTGGTCGACGACTGGATGTACGAGAAGTTGTCGGCGGAGTACGTGTTCGATCCGGAGAACCGGGACTTCATGAAGAAGTCCAACCCGTGGGCGCTGCGGGGGATCTCGGAGCGGCTGCTGGAGGCGGCGGAGCGGGGGCTTTGGGCGGAGCCGGACGCGGAGACGCTGGAGCGGCTGCGGGCGACGTACCTGGAGCTCGAGGGCGAACTGGAGGGGGACGCGTGA